The Spirulina subsalsa PCC 9445 region TTCCCCTGCCGCAAAACCTGGTTAAAAAACTCATCCTCAGCGATGGGAGTCATTTTCTCTTCTTCCCGTTCCCACTCTTCTCGGTTTTCCAAACTTTGCCCCGGTTTTCGTTCCTTAGTTTGGCGACGTTCCACCAACGCCAACGGCACATAAACATCCACCCGCTTAAATGCCGGATTAGCGGTTAATGCCTGTCGTTCAGCCAGCATTAACTCCGCAATTGATCGCCATTCTGCTAAGGAAAGATGGGGGTTAGCAGCATCAAAATGGGAGCGAATTTCTGCCACCAAACTTTCTAGAGTCCTTTCCAGACCTTGCAACAACTGACTGATCTGGGTTTCCATCACCCCCAACCGTTCACAGACTTCCGCAAAACCCGATTCAATCCCACAGGAAATATCCCTAAAAAACTCCTGCTGCTGGGTGACGCTTCCCCGTAACTGGGTTTCCAATTCCTGAAACTGTTGCAGGATTTGGCTGAATTCCTCCCCATTCACCCCCTCTTGACTGGCTTGCAATTGCCTCAGTTGTGCCTGCATTCCCGTGAGTAACTGCAAGGTTAACCCCGCAAAAGCTTTCCCATCCTTAGCAAAATCTTCCTTGAGGGTTTCTCGCAAGGCTTTGGGGAAGGTGGTATGCAGTAATTCCGCAACTTGTTGACGCACCTCGGAAGGAATGGGAAAGCCACCTTTCCCTTTATTAGCTGCCATGTTGAGGCGGATAAAAATATCCCCCCATTCAGTATCGGTGAGGTTGCCTTGTTGGGTGAGTTGGGATTCTTCCGGGGTGAGGAATTGGTCGAGTTTGGCTTCTCGCAGTTCGGGATAACGTTGCTGGGTGAGTTCCTGTTGGGCGATGTGCAGCCAGTTATCCTTGGCTTGGGCGGCGATTTTTTCCAGATATTGGCGGGTTTTGCCGGGGTGTTGTTTAGCGGCGAGGGTGATGACGGCAGCTATGGCCTTCCCCACCGCTTTGGTTAAATCCTGATTTTCTAGGGAAACTCCCCCCTCTCCTCCATCGATTAAGGCATCAAGAGCATTCGCCGTATTCCCAGCCGCCACATTCCCTAATGCTGTGGCTAAGACGGTTCCCCAGACTATCCCTTCTGCGGCGAGTAGGGGGGGAAAGGCGATGCTACCTAAGACGCAGCCGCCTCCAATGGTGAGTTTGAGGATGTTATTGCGGGCTACGTTCATCCTGATTCCTCCAAGCCTGGATTGATTATAACTGCGCCCGGAGAGTAATGCTACAAAAGGAATTAGGTCTGTATTAGCTCACGGTTCACCTCATAGAATAGATTGCCAATCTAGTGCCGTAACAAACCGGGACAAATGACCTACATTAGTTGTTGCGACAATTACTTCGGCGGTCTCATGACCCATAAGACGAGCTTGAGCAGACAGGATCACATCTCCATCTAACGCTTTAGGATCAGCAGTGGGCTGCCCACTTTGCCTTGCTTCTGCCCATAGTTCAGCCGCCAGCAACATTGTCTCTGTTGTAATGGGAATATAATCAAGTGTCTGTTTCAAATTATCAAGGCGACGTAAGCTCTGCAATAAGCCTGCACGAAGGAGTTCCCTGCGAACTTCATAGTCTGCAATTTCAGGGATAGCAACCCTTTCTCCACGCCGCAGAAGAGACTTTAGCCATCGTTGACATTCTAGTGGAAGACCTCCAGCTTTGGGGTTTGTGACCATCCCCAATGGCCCAGAATCCAGTAAAATCAATCGGCTCATGGGAATAGTGGGCGATCAGACAAGCGATCTTCATCCAAAGCGGTTTCCAAAAAGTCCCACGCTTGCTGATGCTCTGCTTCATCTTCATCATCACCTAGCCATGAATCTAAAAGGTCTACGGCTGCTTGATTTTGCTGTGCTTGTTCAGGATTAGGGGTAGGAGGAGTTGATGCAACGTTCTGTCGAAACTGGCGTAAGATGCCCAAAAGGTTTCTCCAATACGTCTGAGGCGTTGCCTCAATTTCATGAAGCAACACATTGAGGGATATGGGAGAGGAGCTAGATGGGTCTGCCATGGGAGAAGGCTTATCGTACAACTATAAATCAATTCTAGCGGAGGACTGATTGGTGTGTGTAGGTGGGTGACTCGTTTTTCATCTTGTGCATTGCAGGAGGATACCAAACAAACCACAAATATTTTTTATCCTCAACGGCTACCGCCACGCTCTGCGAACGCTCCTTCAACTCCCGCCGACTTCACCTGGCTTGAGCAAGTCACGGGCTTTCACAAATCACTCCTACAATATCAATAATGGCAAGGTTTGATCAAACTGTACCATGAAAATGGCAGTAAATTCGCATCGGGTAGGCTTTCCTTTTTGTCGTCATTGGTGCAATAATCACCGTGGCAATATAACGGTTCATTTCATCCGGTGAGATGCTCACACACGGTCGTGTGTTCTAAATTTCTAACCATTAATCTGGGTTTGTTGGGTTGCGCTTCCTGTGCCGAACCTACGGGCTGAATGGGTGGTTAAATATTAGAAATTGAGTTTCTAACCGTTAATCTGGTTTGTTGGGTTGCGCTTCCTGTGCCGAACCTATGGGCTGAATGGGTGGTTAAATAAAGGGGGGAGAAAACAAATTATGTCTAATCCGTATAGTTGGCTAGAAAAATCTCTCGCTACGATTCACCGGGCGAACTGGTATCGTTCCGTTAAAAGCATTACTGGACGAGGGGGGGCGGTGGTGGAATTAGAGGGAAAAAAGGTGATTAATTTTGCCAGTAATGATTACTTGGGGCTGGCCGGAGATGACCGTTTAATTGAGGCGGCGGTGCAAGCTGTGCGAGAATATGGCACGGGTAGCACGGGATCTCGTTTAATTAGTGGACATCGACCCCTGCACCAACAACTCGAACAAGCAATTGCGGCTTTAAAACAAACGGAAGATGCCTTAGTTTTTAGTTCAGGCTATCTGGCTAATTTAGGCGCAATTGCCGCTTTAGTTGGGTCAAGAGATTTAATTCTAGGGGATCAATATAATCACTCTAGTCTAAAAAATGGGGCTATTTTAAGCGGGGCAAAAACGATTGATTATTTGCATAATAATTTAGAGGATCTAGAGTCTAAGTTAAAGCAATATCGCGCTGATTATCGCCGTTGTCTCATTACGACTGACACGGTTTTTAGTATGGATGGGGATCTCTGTCCTTTGCCGGAATTACTGCAACTGGCACAAGATTATGAGGCGATGCTATTAGTAGATGAAGCCCACGCGACTGGGGTTATGGGTGCAAGGGGGGCGGGCTGTGTGGAACATTTTAATTGTACTGGGGCGGCTTTGATTCAAGTGGGAACGTTAAGCAAGGCTTTGGGGAGTTTAGGGGGCTATGTTGCAGGGTCTAAAGTGTTAATTGATTTCCTGAGAAATCGCGCCCCAAGTTGGATTTATACGACGGGACTTTCCCCGGCAGATACGGCGGCGGCTTTGGCGGCTTTGGAGATTGTCCAAACTGAACCAGAGCGACGTAACACAATTTTTGAAAATGTCAAGTTTATTAAGGAAAATTTAATAAATCAATTTGAAATTTTACCTTCGGAGTCGCCGATTTTGTGTTTAAAGGTAGACAGTCCAAAAATGGCGCTGGATTATGCTCAAAAACTCTATGATGGTGGAATTTTTCTTCCGGCCATTCGTCCTCCCACTGTTCCCACCAGTCGTCTCCGTTTAACGGTTATGGCGACTCATGAACTGTCTCATCTGGAGTATTTACGCTCTAAGTTGTTGAGTTAGAATATAGTCAGATTGCGGAATGTTGATTTTCCCTGTCGCCTTAATATTATGCCCTTTAATCCCATCATGTTAAGTCCTCCTCTCCTCTGGCTGATTACTGGAGTTATTTTATGTGGGATGGAACTGGTTTTTCCCACGGCCTTTGTGGAATTTATGATGGGCGTTGCTGCGTTAATTGTGGCATTGTGCGCGCTCATTATCCCTCAGTTTAGCTTGCAGGTTCTGCTGTGGTTGATTTTTTCCATACTGTTGATTATTCTGTCGCGGCGGATGTTTACGCCTTCCTATAAAGCGAGTCGTGTCATTGAGGAAGATAAGGAAGGACAGACCTTGACGGCTATTCCACCGGGGGAGACGGGACGGGTGCTATATGAGGGCAATTCTTGGAGTGCAAAGTGTGGGGATGAGAAATTGGCGATCGCATCTCAACAACCCGTTTATATCATTGGACGCAAGGGCAACACCTTAATCGTCATGCCCACGGCTGTGGTGTTAAATCCCACCGACCCTGAATGAGTCCTGATTCTACATCCTGTAAACTAGAGCGGCATCACCTAAAATTTTTAATCTGCCCATCGATCTTGAGGAATTAAATTATGAATCCCTTTGTTTGGATAGTTGTACTGGCCTTTGGGGGTTCTACCCTCTTAGGAAGTGTGAAAATCGTGAGTGAGAAAAACGAAGCCCTGGTTGAAAGTTTAGGCAGTTACAAGAAAAAACTCACCCCCGGCCTAAACTTTCTCGTTCCCTTTATTGACAAAGTGGTTTATCAAGAAACCGTCCGGGAAAAAGTTCTCGATATTCCCGCCCAATCCTGTATCACCAAAGACAATGTAGGCATCTGCGCCGATGCGGTGGTGTATTGGCGCATCATGGACATGGAAAAAGCCTACTACCGGGTGGAAAACCTGCAAAAGGCGATGGAAAACCTCGTGCTGACCCAAATTCGGGCAGAAATGGGGAAACTGGAACTGGACGAAACCTTTACCGCCCGGACAGAGATTAACGAAATCCTACTGCGAGAATTAGACATTGCCACAGATCCTTGGGGGGTGAAAATCACGCGGGTAGAATTGCGGGATATTACCCCCTCTCGTGCGGTGCAGGAGTCCATGGAACTGCAAATGTCGGCGGAACGGAAAAAACGGGCGGCTATTTTAACCTCAGAAGGGGAGCGCGATTCGGCGGTGAATGCGGCGCGAGGTCGTGCGGAAGCCCAAGTTTTACAAGCGGAAGCCCAGAAGAAAGCGGCCATTTTGGACGCAGAAGCCCAAAAACAAGGGACAGTCTTAAAAGCAGAGGCGGCTGCTCAACAGGAAGTTCTGAAAGCGCAAGCCACTGCCCGCGCCATTGATATTATTGTGGAGAAACTGAAAAATGATCCCGTGGCTCGGGAAAGTCTGCAATTCTTGCTGACTCAACAATATTTAGATATGGGTCAAATCATTGGTAGTAGTGGCAGCAGTAAGGTCATGTTCATGGATCCGCGTAGTATTGCCGCTACCTTAGAGGGAATGCGGTCTGTGGTGGGGGATGACAAAAAAGCGGTCTTGTAGGCGTTTCTAGCGACCGACTCCAGTCCATCTGTCGGTTATTGACACTCCCCACGCTATTTCCCGTGTAGCGAATCAATCGACAATTTTTTCTGAGCAATGCTGAGTTCGTGCAGATCTCGTTCTCCATTGCTCTTTTTTATTGGTCGGGGAAAAGAGCAAAAAAAAGAGAGCCACCTGGGTGACTCCCCCAATCATCAGGGTGCATCTACATGATTTAAATATAGCATTTTGGGTGAGGGGTGTCACCCCCCACCCCCCTATTTTTTTGTAAAAAAATATTAAATCTTGCTTATACATACTTATCAAAATTTGTCAAGAGTAAAACCGAGGAACTTTGCTCGTCTTTAGCTTATCCGTAGGTTGGGTGAAGCGTCAGCGCAACCCAACAACGGCAAAACCTTAGCAAACCTTGAAGTATTGGAGGGGGTCGGGTGGAAATTCTACTCAATACTGAATTTTCTCCCCAGAGCTAATATTCCCAAAAAAAGAGTCTGTGTATCACAGACTCCTTGAAAATTGACGATTCACGTTAGATAAACGGTCATGATTACATCATACCCATACCGCCCATGCCGCCCATACCACCCATGCCGCCCATGCCGCCCATGCCACCGTCAGGCATAGCGGGGGCGGGAGGTTCGGGTTTTTCCACCACTAACGCTTCGGTGGTTAAGACCATCCCGGCAATGGAGCCGGCGTTTTGTAGGGCAGAGCGGACAACTTTGGCGGGGTCAATGATCCCGGCGGCAATCATATCCTCGTAGGTATCGGTGAGGGCGTTGTAACCGACGTTAAATTCCTTTTCACGGACTTTTTCCACCACAACTGACCCTTCAACTCCGGCGTTGGTGGCCAGTTGACGTAAGGGTTCTTCGAGGGCTTTGGCGACAATGTTGGCGGCTACTTGTTCCTCGGTGTTGCTGAGTGTGCCTTTGAATTCATGGACTTTAGCGGCGAGGTGGATTAAAGTGGTTCCACCGCCGGGGACAATCCCTTCCTCAACGGCTGCTTTGGTGGCGTTGAGTGCGTCCTCAATGCGCAATTTGCGGTCTTTCAGTTCGGTTTCGGTGGCTGCCCCAACTTTAATCACGGCGACACCGCCGGCGAGTTTGGCAATACGTTCTTGCAGTTTTTCTTTGTCGTATTCCGAATCGGTTTCCTCTAACTGTTTGCGCAGTTGGGCGATGCGTTTGTCCACATCTTTACGATGTTCGTCTCCGGCAACAATGGTGGTGTTTTCTTTGTCGATGGTGATTTTGCGGGCTTTGCCCATCATGTCTAAATCGACGGTTTCTAGGCTCAGTCCCACTTCTTCGGAGATTAGACGGCCTCCGGTGAGGATGGCGATGTCTTGTAACATTTGCTTGCGGCGATCGCCAAATCCGGGGGCTTTGACGGCGGCCACGTTCAGAACTCCCCGTGCTTTGTTGACTACGAGGGTGGCGAGGGCTTCCCCTTCGAGATCCTCGGCAATAATCAATAAGGGGGTGCCGGCGCGGGCGACTTTTTCCAAGACGGGGACTAAATCGGCGATCGCATTAATTTTTTTGTCGGTGATCAACAGAACCGGATTGTCGAATTCCACCACTTGCCGTTCTTGATCGGTGACAAAGTAGGGGGAAATATAACCCCGATCAATCTGCATCCCTTCCACGACTTCTAATTCTGTGGATAAGGACTTAGACTCCTCAACGGTGATTACCCCGTCTTTAGTCACTTTGTCCATCGCTTCGGCAATCATTCGGCCGACTTCTTCATCATTCCCGGAAGAAACTGTAGCCACTTGGGCGATCGCACTTCCTTCTACAGGTTTCGCGATCTTCTCAATTTCGTCCAGCAAGAAATTAACGGTTTTTTCAATTCCTCGACGCAAGGACACTGGATTAGCCCCAGCCGCCACATTTTTCAGACCTTCTCGGATTAACGCTTGAGCAATCACTGTGGCCGTGGTGGTACCATCCCCAGCAATATCTTTAGTTTTTGAGGCGACTTCTTGAATTAAGCGAGCGCCTGTATTTTCCAGGGGATCTTCTATTTCGATTTCTTTAGCAACGGTGATCCCATCGTTTACAATTTGGGGCGCGCCAAATTTCTTCTCTAGGAGGACGTTGCGACCTTTGGGCCCGAGGGTAATCCGCACAGCATCCGCTAGGGTATTGACTCCTCTCTCTAAGGCTCGTCTAGATTCTTCATTAAACGAAACGAGTTTTGCCATTGTTCTTTTAAGGTTTCGCTATTACTCCAATAGCAAATTTAGCACTCTCAGGGACAGAGTGCTAATAAAAGAGTTCGGATAGAGGGTAAATGGCTGAACATCAGGCAGAATGGGAGTTTTACTCCCTACATTTTATCTAGATACACAGTTGTAGTATTTTGTAAAGCCTTTTCTCAGGTGAGTTTTCCGTAATCCTGGGTGTGGGTTGTGGGAAATTGAGTCTTGATCAGAGGTAGGGTCTGCTGTTCGCGAAGCGTTGCGTAGCAATATATCCCTCTAAGCCGTGTTACTAGGACTTTTAGCGGTTTATACCAAATTAAATAGACTTGAGGGCAAAAACCTGAATTTCCCCTGTTCCTTCCCGTTCCCTGTTCCCTTGACTTCTAACAGCGAGAAACGGCAAGGTTTTAGGGATAAATCATTAAAAAGGCTTGCCTTTTTTCGACTCCCCCTGTTCCCTGTTTCCCACCCGGAGTAGAGTTATATTGCTACGCAACGCTTTGCTACGCAACGCTTCGCGAACGCGAACGCGGAGCGTCACGAAGTGAACAGCAAGCCCTAGGTAGTCATAAAAAGCGACTGAGATCAAATTCTTCCACGGAGTCGGTTTCCTTGTGAAACCGTTCATCACTTAACATCAAGAGAATCCGTTCTGTATAGTCCACCGCCCCCCGTAATTCCTCCTGTAAGATTAATAGGCCTCCATTGGCATACTCTTCAAAAATCTGGATGCGGGTTTCCTCCGCCTCTCGATTGTAGGGGGAGAGAATCTTTAAATCATGGGTTTCTGCGATCGCCAATACCTTAATAATTGGCTCATATCCTCTGGAAATAAAAATATCCAGTGCAATGGGACCGGGTTCTGTGTTAGAACTCTTCTCAACGGGGAGGCGTTTTTTCCACTTTGCCCCCAAAACGGCCGCAAAAACCATCACATCGGCGTAGGTTTGAAAGGGTCCGGTGGTATCTTTGCCTTCCAGCAACCCTTGAACCAATTCCGCTTTATCTCGTGCAACACGCACACGACTGATTGCCATAGACTTTCCCCAATTCTGAAGTCTGAATTACAAAAGACTGGATCCCCTCCTAGAGAACTTTATACTAAAAAAGGTCAGTTTGGATGATTGGAAGGCGATGCTTTCCATCGGGGCGATCGCACAATTAACTAGGGGAATTGATCATGGGATCCCTTATCCTCCCCTCCTGATCCCATCCCCCTTAGCGACTGCCCACTTTCACCCACCCACACAGGTTACGGAATCGATTGATTGAACTATAAATTGCCATGAAACACACGATTTCTGTTTTAGTTGAAGATGAAGCTGGGGTTCTCACCCGTATTGCTGGATTATTTGCCCGTCGTGGCTTCAATATTGAAAGTTTAGCCGTTGGTCCAGCCGAACAAGTGGGGATCTCACGCATTACCATGGTAGTCCCGGGGGATGACCGGATTATTGAACAGCTAATCAAACAGCTTTACAAGTTGATTAGTGTTCTCAAAGTGCAAGACATCACCCAAGTCCCTTGTGTGGAACGAGAACTGATGTTAATTAAAGTCAACGCTTCAGCCTCCAATCGCGCCGAAGTGATCGAAATTGCTCAAGTGTTCCGGGCGCGCATTGTGGATATGTCAGAAGACACCCTCACCATTGAAGTCGTCGGGGATCCGGGGAAAATGGTAGCAATTGTACAGATGTTGAACAAGTTCGGCATCCGAGAAATTGCCCGCACCGGAAAAATTGCCCTTGTGCGTGAGTCGGGTGTTAATACAGAATATCTTAAATCTCTGGAGGCCAAAGTTTAGCCAGACTGTCGGGAATTCCCCCTCCTATGGGTGGGGGAGTCCACTCCAAGGCTAACCCATGCAGCGTTTCCCCCCTTTTAGGGGTGTGAGGATTTCAAAATCTGGCTTAAAACCGATAAATAATTTTTCGGGGAATAGCTAGCGGTTTTCATCAGGGGTGCTGCATCAATATTGAGAATTTGGGGATGGACTTCTCGAATGGGCTTAA contains the following coding sequences:
- the groL gene encoding chaperonin GroEL (60 kDa chaperone family; promotes refolding of misfolded polypeptides especially under stressful conditions; forms two stacked rings of heptamers to form a barrel-shaped 14mer; ends can be capped by GroES; misfolded proteins enter the barrel where they are refolded when GroES binds), translating into MAKLVSFNEESRRALERGVNTLADAVRITLGPKGRNVLLEKKFGAPQIVNDGITVAKEIEIEDPLENTGARLIQEVASKTKDIAGDGTTTATVIAQALIREGLKNVAAGANPVSLRRGIEKTVNFLLDEIEKIAKPVEGSAIAQVATVSSGNDEEVGRMIAEAMDKVTKDGVITVEESKSLSTELEVVEGMQIDRGYISPYFVTDQERQVVEFDNPVLLITDKKINAIADLVPVLEKVARAGTPLLIIAEDLEGEALATLVVNKARGVLNVAAVKAPGFGDRRKQMLQDIAILTGGRLISEEVGLSLETVDLDMMGKARKITIDKENTTIVAGDEHRKDVDKRIAQLRKQLEETDSEYDKEKLQERIAKLAGGVAVIKVGAATETELKDRKLRIEDALNATKAAVEEGIVPGGGTTLIHLAAKVHEFKGTLSNTEEQVAANIVAKALEEPLRQLATNAGVEGSVVVEKVREKEFNVGYNALTDTYEDMIAAGIIDPAKVVRSALQNAGSIAGMVLTTEALVVEKPEPPAPAMPDGGMGGMGGMGGMGGMGGMGMM
- a CDS encoding NACHT domain-containing protein, which translates into the protein MNVARNNILKLTIGGGCVLGSIAFPPLLAAEGIVWGTVLATALGNVAAGNTANALDALIDGGEGGVSLENQDLTKAVGKAIAAVITLAAKQHPGKTRQYLEKIAAQAKDNWLHIAQQELTQQRYPELREAKLDQFLTPEESQLTQQGNLTDTEWGDIFIRLNMAANKGKGGFPIPSEVRQQVAELLHTTFPKALRETLKEDFAKDGKAFAGLTLQLLTGMQAQLRQLQASQEGVNGEEFSQILQQFQELETQLRGSVTQQQEFFRDISCGIESGFAEVCERLGVMETQISQLLQGLERTLESLVAEIRSHFDAANPHLSLAEWRSIAELMLAERQALTANPAFKRVDVYVPLALVERRQTKERKPGQSLENREEWEREEEKMTPIAEDEFFNQVLRQGKSPKSQGRRIAVIGEPGSGKTTRLQAIADWILAEHLGIPIWIELAQFTEPTLVDYLEKWLKSAGVAGAITSLQDHKEHLWLLMDGLDEMVARIEQPHVSQLLTGWVGLGRAIITCRVNVWEADQNAFSGFDVYRNLPFEAKEMETFIRRFFAQTD
- a CDS encoding DNA phosphorothioation-associated protein 4; translation: MAISRVRVARDKAELVQGLLEGKDTTGPFQTYADVMVFAAVLGAKWKKRLPVEKSSNTEPGPIALDIFISRGYEPIIKVLAIAETHDLKILSPYNREAEETRIQIFEEYANGGLLILQEELRGAVDYTERILLMLSDERFHKETDSVEEFDLSRFL
- the bioF gene encoding 8-amino-7-oxononanoate synthase; this translates as MSNPYSWLEKSLATIHRANWYRSVKSITGRGGAVVELEGKKVINFASNDYLGLAGDDRLIEAAVQAVREYGTGSTGSRLISGHRPLHQQLEQAIAALKQTEDALVFSSGYLANLGAIAALVGSRDLILGDQYNHSSLKNGAILSGAKTIDYLHNNLEDLESKLKQYRADYRRCLITTDTVFSMDGDLCPLPELLQLAQDYEAMLLVDEAHATGVMGARGAGCVEHFNCTGAALIQVGTLSKALGSLGGYVAGSKVLIDFLRNRAPSWIYTTGLSPADTAAALAALEIVQTEPERRNTIFENVKFIKENLINQFEILPSESPILCLKVDSPKMALDYAQKLYDGGIFLPAIRPPTVPTSRLRLTVMATHELSHLEYLRSKLLS
- the ilvN gene encoding acetolactate synthase small subunit, which translates into the protein MKHTISVLVEDEAGVLTRIAGLFARRGFNIESLAVGPAEQVGISRITMVVPGDDRIIEQLIKQLYKLISVLKVQDITQVPCVERELMLIKVNASASNRAEVIEIAQVFRARIVDMSEDTLTIEVVGDPGKMVAIVQMLNKFGIREIARTGKIALVRESGVNTEYLKSLEAKV
- a CDS encoding NfeD family protein; amino-acid sequence: MLSPPLLWLITGVILCGMELVFPTAFVEFMMGVAALIVALCALIIPQFSLQVLLWLIFSILLIILSRRMFTPSYKASRVIEEDKEGQTLTAIPPGETGRVLYEGNSWSAKCGDEKLAIASQQPVYIIGRKGNTLIVMPTAVVLNPTDPE
- a CDS encoding SPFH domain-containing protein, whose protein sequence is MNPFVWIVVLAFGGSTLLGSVKIVSEKNEALVESLGSYKKKLTPGLNFLVPFIDKVVYQETVREKVLDIPAQSCITKDNVGICADAVVYWRIMDMEKAYYRVENLQKAMENLVLTQIRAEMGKLELDETFTARTEINEILLRELDIATDPWGVKITRVELRDITPSRAVQESMELQMSAERKKRAAILTSEGERDSAVNAARGRAEAQVLQAEAQKKAAILDAEAQKQGTVLKAEAAAQQEVLKAQATARAIDIIVEKLKNDPVARESLQFLLTQQYLDMGQIIGSSGSSKVMFMDPRSIAATLEGMRSVVGDDKKAVL
- a CDS encoding type II toxin-antitoxin system VapC family toxin, translating into MSRLILLDSGPLGMVTNPKAGGLPLECQRWLKSLLRRGERVAIPEIADYEVRRELLRAGLLQSLRRLDNLKQTLDYIPITTETMLLAAELWAEARQSGQPTADPKALDGDVILSAQARLMGHETAEVIVATTNVGHLSRFVTALDWQSIL